One region of Oryza sativa Japonica Group chromosome 5, ASM3414082v1 genomic DNA includes:
- the LOC4339454 gene encoding protein phosphatase 2C 50, producing the protein MAAAAAAAAICGEDETAARVGCTGEWAGGIERVDLGERKEAVAAAGAGKRSVYLMDCAPVWGCASTRGRSAEMEDASAAVPRFADVPVRLLASRRDLDALGLDADALRLPAHLFGVFDGHGGAEVANYCRERIHVVLSEELKRLGKNLGEMGEVDMKEHWDDVFTKCFQRVDDEVSGRVTRVVNGGGEVRSEPVTAENVGSTAVVALVCSSHVVVANCGDSRIVLCRGKEPVALSIDHKPDRKDERARIEAQGGKVIQWNGYRVSGILAMSRSIGDRYLKPFVIPKPEVMVVPRAKDDDCLILASDGLWDVVSNEEACKVARRQILLWHKNNGAASPLSDEGEGSTDPAAQAAADYLMRLALKKGSEDNITVIVVDLKPRKKLKNIS; encoded by the exons atggcggcggcggcggcggcggcggcgatatgTGGGGAGGatgagacggcggcgcgggtgggGTGCACGGGGGAATGGGCGGGCGGGATCGAGAGGGTGGATCttggggagaggaaggaggcggtggcggcggcgggggcggggaagAGGAGCGTCTACCTGATGGACTGCGCGCCGGTGTGGGGCTGCGCGTCGACGCGCGGCCGCAGCGCGGAGATGGAGGACGcgagcgccgccgtgccgcggtTCGCGGACGTGCCGGTGCGGCTGCTCGCCAGCCGGCGCGACCTCGACGCGCTGGGCCTCGACGCCGACGCGCTCCGCCTGCCGGCGCACCTCTTCGGCGTGTTcgacggccacggcggcgccgag GTGGCGAACTACTGCCGTGAAAGGATCCACGTCGTCTTGAGCGAGGAGCTGAAGCGACTTGGCAAGAATTTGGGGGAGATGGGCGAGGTGGACATGAAAGAGCACTGGGATGATGTGTTCACGAAATGTTTCCAGAGAGTGGACGATGAGGTTTCAGGGAGAGTGACCAGGGTTGTCAATGGTGGCGGTGAGGTCCGGTCAGAACCGGTGACCGCAGAGAACGTCGGCTCGACGGCGGTCGTTGCGCTTGTCTGCTCATCTCATGTGGTGGTTGCCAACTGTGGAGATTCGCGCATCGTGCTCTGCCGCGGGAAGGAGCCCGTAGCCTTGTCAATTGATCACAAG CCTGACAGGAAGGATGAGCGGGCAAGGATTGAAGCCCAGGGAGGCAAGGTCATCCAATGGAATGGTTACCGGGTGTCCGGTATACTTGCTATGTCCCGATCAATCG GTGATCGCTATCTGAAACCATTTGTCATTCCAAAACCGGAAGTTATGGTCGTTCCACGGGCGAAGGATGATGACTGTCTTATTCTAGCAAGCGATGGGCTGTGGGATGTTGTGTCAAATGAAGAGGCATGCAAAGTCGCACGCCGACAGATCCTTCTGTGGCACAAGAACAATGGCGCTGCATCACCATTGTCTGATGAGGGTGAAGGATCCACCGACCCTGCTGCCCAAGCAGCTGCCGATTATCTGATGAGACTCGCTCTGAAGAAAGGCAGCGAGGATAACAtcactgtcattgttgtcgacTTGAAACCGCGAAAGAAACTCAAGAACATTTCATAA